TCGGAGGCCTGGGGGGAAGGTTGAGAGGAGGTTTGTGAGGAGGTATaatgaggatggggaggttTGTGGAACGGAGTTTGTGAAGAATGAGGGGCCGGAGTTTCCAAAGGATTTGGAGGTTGGGGAtaaggatgaggaaggggaggttgaggttttGGATGTCAAGGCTGGGTCGTTGGTCCTTATTCATGGGAATGTCCTGCATAAGAGTGAGAAGAATACCGGGGGGAAGAGTCGGTATGCGTATACGTTTCATGTTATTGAGGGTGGGGAGGGGTGGGAGTATGATGGGCGGAATTGGTTGCAACCGCCGGAGGAGGGTTTCTCGAGGCTATACAAGTGATCTCGGTGTAGATAAAACAAAGTTGATGCATGTAATCACTACATTACTATATCAGAAGTGCTGTACAAATCCGTTTTTTACCATCCCAACCTTAACTCCAGGCCATGTAAAAGATTGTATCTATGTCATGTTATGCGCGTAGCATGTCTAACATCCCCTTCGTCTCAAATGCTTGGTGCGCAAAGTCCACCTCGTCTCGCACGCGCCAGTGTAGCCGCTCCACCATCTTGTCGATCTGTTCTGACTGCCCGAGGTTGCCTGAGTAGATGTCCAACAGGTTCATCGCAATTTCGACGCTAAGCGCCACGAGCCTTGGCTCCGTGATGTTCTTGTATATCCACTGCAAGACCGGCTGGAGTGTCACCTCATCTCGTCCCCGCAGCGCCGCACGGAGTGCCGAGCGATGCCGGAGCTCTGCGAAAAGAGTAAGCTGGGAAAGCTTGTCGTTTGTAGCGAGAACGTGGTCAAGCGCAGCGGAGTAGCGTCCCTTGCGGAGGTCGAGTTCCCaacccttctccttcttgcgCCTTCTCGCCTCGTTTCCCTCAATGACAATGTCCACGCCCTCGCCGACGAAGTCTAGTCCGCGCCAGCGTCGCTTCCAGGCAGAAcccttttgcttcttcgtcttcttgtcGTGCTCCTCAATCCTGCCCTCGAGTAAAGcatccatctccttctttcGCTCTCGCTCCCGCGTCTTCTGTTGTCCGGACAGTCGTGTCTTGATCGAGAGAAGACCAGACTGCATACCGACGGCGATGTGCTTGTCTTCTCGAGTTGATCCGGATGTGATCGCACACAGAGACAAAATCGGAGACTGGTACTTGAAGCCGGCGACAACGTTCCACCCGGTCGTTTCATGAACCTTTAAGTGGCCATCAAGAGCACCACTCAGTAACCGCTGCCCGTCAGAGGCCAAAGAAAGCGAAGTAACCGTCTTCTGGTGGCTCTGAATCATATGCAGCGGCTTTCCAGCGACAATATCCAGAACAGCAATCTTGTTGTCCGCCGCTGCAAGCACCGTCGTCCCCGTCGGCATCGGAAGAACGCTTTCAAGCGGCGCACCCATCTTGAATGTCATGGCAGATCGGCCCTCCACACGAGGATCCCACAAGCGCACCGTTCGATCGTAACTACCAGAAAGTAATGAGCCCGATGAAGCCAACGAGCCTGGCATGAAAGCCGCAGTGCGCACATAGTCGGAGTGGCCAACAAAGGTCTTGACACTGTTTTCACTAGGGAGATCCCACAATCGCACAGTGCGGTCGTCGCTTGCTGAAAGAACAGACGTCGGATCGCTGGGCGAGAACTTGCTCACCCAGACGGGCTGCTTGTGGTCTTTCCATGTCTTGAGAATCGCTCGCGACCCGACGTCAAAAACCTGTACTGTACCCGTGTCATCACCGGCCACGACAATCCGGCCATCGGGGCGAACATCTGTGCCTCGCGCGGTATCGTCGAATCGTGTAATCGATCGGAGGAGTTTTCGTGTGCGGATGGAGTAGATCTGGACGCGGGCGCCGGTTGTGACGGTGAAGACGTCGGGGGGCTGTGTTAGGGAGGGAAATGCGGAGGCAGATGACGGCGCAGAGGGCTGTGTGATGAAATTGACAGGGCCGTTTGCCGGTGAGGGAATGAGAAGAGGATTTTTGAACGTCTTCCAGTGTAGCTGCTCGGGGCTTAATTGCGATGCGGGCAGCTGAGGCAGCTTGACCTGCGTCGGCGGAAGGACGGGGGCCGCCATGGTTGGTGTAGAGAAGGGCGACGCAGCTAATCGAGGGGCGGAAGTGGGCGGATGATACCGCGATCGCTCTTGAGCGCTGTGGCGTTATGCGTCTCggttgaagctggatgaggtcgaaTCTTGACTTTTGGATGGATTTTTTTCTGTTATCTCAATCAGTACGCTACTCCTAATCGGGTATTTATTACGGTTAGCGCAGTATTCTATTTACGTATATATGTAATTTAAACATCATGTCTGCGAGCATTGAGCAGTCAAAGTGAACCAATTTACTGAAAACTCGGGGGACCTTCTACTAAAGAATCAGTCCTGAACTATTTGTTAGTAGATGGAGAGTGTCCTTTGGAGTATAAACCCCTTTTGACTCGAGTGAGTGCACTGAGCGGTCCTGATTACAGGCAGTAAGTATTGGGTACACCTACCTACTACCAAGTACGCACTTCCTGCTTCAAGCTTACTCCCTTGAACTTCATGGTTAATTGTGAAATAATGTCTTAGACTGGATAATCTCAATCCAAAGAAGCATAGTCGTTCAGTATCGTTAATTATTACAGACCCCCTTCTTTGCAGCCACGCATCCCCACAGTATCCAGGTTCTCCAGGGGTTCAAGGGACCAACACGCGGGTTACCATGGGAATGCACTGATAGGGGCAGTATAGCTGATAGGTAGATAACAGCGATCATGATAGCTGTGAACAACTGATTCAGTTTTGTCTCACTCCGTCCTCCTTGCGTCGTGCTTGCTGAGAGCCCGAGACCCATCTACGGGACGGGCCAGGTCCAATTCTTCATGAGACTGTCTGTTCAAAAATTCCCAAAATATACTTGCCTTCCGGTAAAAGAATTATCGTTGTTTTTCTGGGCTCGGCTTCTAATTTTGTATTCTATTGCGggaaaaagacaaaaagGGCTCAGTGCTGTGATAGCCATGACCAACGCTGAATAGTGGAATAAGGTCGCCGCCCAGCATCCACTTAGAGTGATTAAAGGTACTTTGAAAGCTATCAATATACTGTGTCTGACAGTGTGTATTCCATGAGAATTGATCTCGCTATCAGCTGTGAAACGGCACTGACTGAACTCGTAGCATACTATCAAGTTGAATATCGTATCTTCAAACCAACATCAGTCTCTCCATATCGTCACAGTACTGGGAGAGATAGCCAGTTATATCCATAAAGACAATAATGTACTCGTTCAGGCTTGGGATAAGCAGTATATATTGTTGCCTGTGGGTTTGGTCGTTTTGTCGACGCCTCGCTGTAATAACAGGTtttctggtggtgttggaagCAGATTGTCTCCAATGAATGACATCAGCCCGGAACTTTCAGTCAGTATATTCACGACATCCCAAGGGCATTATCCAACTGGTGAATCCCCATGATCCAAGCCTGTTTCCCGTGCACGGCCACTGAAGTCGTCGGCCTGGCCGATCTTTGGCGAGATCAGCAGCAAACGTAAGAATCCGCCATCAGCGGGCAGTGCACAGGTTTGGGGCCGAGTCGAAGTCTGAATAGTCTGGCTGCCTAAATACATGAGCAGTACAGAGCTTGAAGGGCCTGTTAGAGACTCGGGGGTGGTCACCATGGTTGGTGGATATGACAGGGCAACCCAGGCTGTACGGGATTTGCTCGGCTTGAGAGTGTAAACCCCAGAAGGTGAGCCCACTTTGTATAATTTTGTCTCTTGAACGAGCGTGGTTCAGATTATGGATATAAAGTCTTGGCAATATGGTTCGTCTGTGCTAGAACTTGACAGTGGGATATGGCAATAGTGTTCTTTACATGGATATATATGTCACCGTCTGCCGTCAGAGACACCGACTTCGCcgatagattataatatgTCTTAATAATAGGAGACCGTTTGGTAGCTAACTATTTGATCCAAAGCTCTCTGATATACCAAGAAACCGGCATATGGTGAATGTGGAGTCTACACCGTTGAATGTTGATGGCCGCGATGGATCTTTAGTGGGTCGTTGCAGGCACAGGTTGATTCCCCATAAAATCTCAGGATGCAGATTGCAGAACCTAGAACACGGCTTTAGTGGTTTCTAAAAGCTCAATGCAAC
This genomic interval from Aspergillus puulaauensis MK2 DNA, chromosome 7, nearly complete sequence contains the following:
- a CDS encoding snoRNA-binding rRNA-processing protein UTP15 (BUSCO:EOG09261MMR;~COG:A;~EggNog:ENOG410PH3J;~InterPro:IPR036322,IPR018983,IPR015943,IPR001680, IPR019775,IPR020472,IPR017986;~PFAM:PF09384,PF00400;~go_component: GO:0005730 - nucleolus [Evidence IEA];~go_function: GO:0005515 - protein binding [Evidence IEA];~go_process: GO:0006364 - rRNA processing [Evidence IEA]), with the protein product MAAPVLPPTQVKLPQLPASQLSPEQLHWKTFKNPLLIPSPANGPVNFITQPSAPSSASAFPSLTQPPDVFTVTTGARVQIYSIRTRKLLRSITRFDDTARGTDVRPDGRIVVAGDDTGTVQVFDVGSRAILKTWKDHKQPVWVSKFSPSDPTSVLSASDDRTVRLWDLPSENSVKTFVGHSDYVRTAAFMPGSLASSGSLLSGSYDRTVRLWDPRVEGRSAMTFKMGAPLESVLPMPTGTTVLAAADNKIAVLDIVAGKPLHMIQSHQKTVTSLSLASDGQRLLSGALDGHLKVHETTGWNVVAGFKYQSPILSLCAITSGSTREDKHIAVGMQSGLLSIKTRLSGQQKTRERERKKEMDALLEGRIEEHDKKTKKQKGSAWKRRWRGLDFVGEGVDIVIEGNEARRRKKEKGWELDLRKGRYSAALDHVLATNDKLSQLTLFAELRHRSALRAALRGRDEVTLQPVLQWIYKNITEPRLVALSVEIAMNLLDIYSGNLGQSEQIDKMVERLHWRVRDEVDFAHQAFETKGMLDMLRA